In a single window of the Ruminococcus albus 7 = DSM 20455 genome:
- a CDS encoding response regulator, with amino-acid sequence MNNKIKILIGDDSAQYGVFCAANLRNSGFFVITRQKDGMVIFDAVKNELPDVVIVDAVMPGIDAIELIRRSEKLDKKPRYIVTSSYENSFIENQVMNAGASYFMLKPFDVKVLGERIKAMLDIDTDISSEHRILSSSKPGDNRNGYHSPDRCTGAYQRVSLSS; translated from the coding sequence ATGAACAACAAGATCAAGATACTTATAGGTGATGATTCTGCTCAGTACGGAGTATTCTGTGCCGCAAACCTGAGAAATTCGGGATTTTTTGTAATAACACGCCAGAAAGACGGCATGGTGATATTTGACGCGGTAAAGAACGAGCTTCCCGATGTAGTCATCGTAGATGCTGTAATGCCCGGGATAGATGCCATAGAGCTTATACGAAGGTCTGAGAAGCTTGATAAGAAACCCCGTTATATAGTAACAAGCTCTTATGAGAACAGCTTCATAGAGAATCAGGTAATGAATGCAGGGGCATCATACTTTATGCTGAAGCCCTTTGATGTTAAGGTACTTGGTGAGCGTATCAAAGCCATGCTGGATATCGACACGGATATATCCTCCGAGCACAGGATACTTTCATCCAGCAAACCTGGAGATAATCGTAACGGATATCATTCACCAGATCGGTGTACCGGCGCATATCAAAGGGTATCACTATCTTCGTGA